In the genome of Leptospira dzoumogneensis, one region contains:
- a CDS encoding helix-turn-helix domain-containing protein produces MMKAPCIILQLMEINSQPLDRQERICIWGSRCLFAGHLPDLTLRRRAAATVCISLDGEFQVSLNDSDWISFRSALIPPMVDHSIRFSGKYCVLLFMDLSSPNYESLRASNLESETYGIFISLREEEQLFSKINQVLSTDPDSEATIFELLNQIPPIVESNIRMIDPRIQKIVELITTMPHEDHSAKDLAEFAGMSVSNLEHQFKKEIGIPFHSFRTWFRLKLTVYSLLHGMSHTDSAHRAGFFDSAHFTRTFRATFGLPPSEIFRSTRHLKSFIEVPASYAEA; encoded by the coding sequence ATGATGAAAGCTCCTTGTATAATTCTGCAACTTATGGAAATTAATTCTCAGCCACTCGATCGACAGGAAAGGATTTGTATTTGGGGAAGTCGCTGCCTGTTTGCAGGACATCTTCCCGACCTAACCCTGCGTCGAAGAGCCGCTGCAACAGTTTGTATTAGTTTAGATGGAGAATTCCAAGTTTCTTTAAATGATTCCGATTGGATCAGTTTTCGTTCCGCACTCATCCCGCCTATGGTGGATCATTCCATTCGATTTTCAGGAAAGTATTGCGTATTGCTCTTTATGGATTTAAGCAGTCCCAATTATGAATCCTTAAGAGCATCCAATTTAGAAAGTGAAACATATGGTATTTTTATTTCTTTAAGAGAAGAAGAACAATTATTCTCCAAGATCAACCAAGTCCTGTCTACCGATCCAGACTCGGAGGCGACAATATTCGAATTATTGAATCAGATCCCGCCGATCGTAGAGAGTAATATTAGAATGATAGATCCACGTATCCAAAAAATAGTGGAATTGATCACCACGATGCCTCATGAAGATCATTCAGCAAAAGATCTGGCGGAATTTGCAGGTATGTCCGTTTCCAATTTAGAGCATCAGTTTAAGAAGGAGATCGGCATCCCATTTCATTCTTTTCGCACTTGGTTCAGACTTAAGTTAACGGTATATTCACTTCTGCACGGAATGAGCCATACGGATTCTGCACATCGTGCAGGATTTTTCGACTCTGCTCATTTTACTCGGACCTTTAGAGCCACATTCGGATTGCCTCCTTCGGAAATATTCAGAAGCACAAGACATCTAAAATCATTTATAGAAGTACCAGCAAGTTACGCAGAAGCTTAA
- a CDS encoding DUF6691 family protein, whose protein sequence is MKYNIGALIVGLLFAIGLGLSGILQPANIIGFLDIFGKWNPTLLFTMAGAVGVHFITYKLIRKRKTPMFSKDWFIPTRQEITPALIIGSLIFGIGWGLGGYCPTVSVTTLASFETRPLIVFISIISGMLLFSFLDRKTNLKSKLE, encoded by the coding sequence ATGAAGTATAATATCGGAGCCTTGATCGTAGGTTTATTATTCGCGATCGGCCTAGGCCTGTCGGGAATTTTACAACCTGCAAACATAATAGGATTTTTAGATATATTCGGAAAATGGAACCCTACTCTTCTTTTTACAATGGCCGGGGCAGTTGGAGTTCATTTTATCACCTATAAATTGATACGAAAAAGAAAAACCCCAATGTTCTCTAAGGATTGGTTTATTCCAACTAGACAAGAGATCACTCCCGCATTGATCATCGGAAGTTTGATTTTTGGGATTGGCTGGGGACTGGGAGGCTATTGTCCTACCGTTTCAGTCACCACTCTTGCAAGTTTTGAAACAAGACCGCTTATCGTTTTTATAAGTATCATTTCAGGAATGTTATTATTTTCGTTCTTGGATCGGAAAACGAATTTGAAAAGTAAATTAGAATAA
- a CDS encoding class I SAM-dependent methyltransferase — protein sequence MINQALGSRTENPNKILWEKGDFTEIASLMRQSGEELVTHLGIMSALKILDLGSGDGTTAIPLARTGAEVLGIDIAKNLVEAGNRRAKEEGLSNLKFKEGDACNLEGVPDHSFDLTLSIFGAMFAPNPFDVASEMVRVTKPGGRIVMGNWIPNDPSSFVSQLLKISASFSPPPPEGFVSPMTWGMKAYIMDYFAKAGVKAEKISLLKDTYNFISPNKTPEDLIELLGKFYGPTMNAFEAASKNGKLEELSAQLIELANSQNRSANIGISIPATFLRVIVDL from the coding sequence ATGATAAACCAGGCTTTAGGATCCAGAACGGAAAATCCGAACAAAATATTATGGGAGAAGGGTGATTTTACTGAGATAGCTTCTTTGATGCGCCAATCTGGAGAAGAGCTCGTAACTCATCTTGGAATAATGTCAGCGTTGAAAATTTTGGATTTAGGATCAGGAGATGGAACTACTGCGATCCCACTTGCGAGAACCGGAGCAGAAGTGCTTGGGATAGATATTGCTAAAAATTTAGTAGAAGCCGGCAACAGAAGAGCAAAAGAAGAAGGTCTTTCCAATTTAAAATTTAAAGAAGGAGATGCATGTAATTTAGAAGGAGTCCCGGATCATTCTTTCGATCTAACTCTTTCCATATTTGGCGCTATGTTTGCTCCCAATCCGTTTGATGTTGCAAGTGAAATGGTCAGAGTTACAAAACCTGGCGGTCGTATTGTGATGGGGAATTGGATCCCAAACGATCCTAGTTCATTTGTTTCTCAGTTATTAAAGATAAGTGCTTCCTTCTCACCTCCACCCCCGGAAGGTTTTGTAAGTCCTATGACTTGGGGAATGAAAGCATATATTATGGATTATTTCGCTAAGGCAGGAGTAAAAGCGGAGAAAATTTCCTTATTGAAAGACACATATAATTTTATTTCTCCGAATAAAACTCCTGAAGATTTGATAGAGCTGCTCGGAAAATTTTACGGTCCAACAATGAATGCTTTCGAAGCGGCCTCAAAGAATGGAAAACTAGAGGAACTAAGTGCACAACTGATAGAACTCGCAAATTCGCAGAATCGAAGTGCAAATATTGGGATTTCGATTCCTGCTACTTTTTTAAGAGTGATTGTGGACCTATAA
- a CDS encoding sulfite exporter TauE/SafE family protein, producing the protein MLILGYISSFIMGTMLGMIGAGGSILTVPILFYFFGQDAIFATTNSLFIVGISALTGAIIQVKKGNTNIRIGMYFAVPSFLGIYIARNLLLPSIPNILISNFGIILTKPLFIMILFSIIMLYSSWAMIHSSNSLTIETTEPNTRSANLLLICTKGLMVGMITGFLGAGGGFLIIPALIILLNFPIRKAVGTSLIIISANSLFGFGISFRSVQTENCPLLLTICGFGIAGMFLGQKLSHKMSERSLKSGFGYFALIVASLILWDQGLKL; encoded by the coding sequence ATGCTAATCTTAGGATATATATCATCCTTTATCATGGGAACTATGCTCGGAATGATCGGCGCAGGAGGCTCTATCCTCACAGTTCCCATACTTTTCTATTTTTTCGGACAAGATGCGATTTTCGCCACTACAAACTCACTCTTTATAGTAGGTATATCGGCTTTAACCGGAGCAATCATCCAAGTCAAAAAGGGAAATACAAATATAAGAATAGGAATGTATTTCGCAGTACCGAGTTTTTTAGGGATTTATATTGCGAGAAACTTACTTCTTCCTTCCATTCCAAATATATTAATTTCTAATTTTGGGATCATATTAACAAAACCTCTATTTATAATGATCCTATTTTCGATCATTATGCTATATAGTTCTTGGGCAATGATCCACTCGAGTAACTCTCTTACTATAGAAACAACCGAACCGAATACACGATCTGCGAACTTACTATTGATTTGTACCAAAGGATTGATGGTCGGAATGATCACCGGTTTCCTAGGAGCAGGAGGAGGATTTCTCATCATTCCTGCCCTTATAATTTTACTTAATTTTCCGATCAGAAAGGCGGTAGGAACATCACTTATTATTATTTCAGCAAATTCTCTTTTCGGTTTCGGGATCAGTTTTAGATCAGTGCAAACTGAAAATTGTCCGTTACTTCTAACCATTTGCGGATTTGGAATTGCTGGAATGTTTTTAGGGCAGAAACTTTCACACAAAATGAGTGAAAGATCTTTGAAAAGCGGTTTTGGCTATTTTGCGCTGATCGTAGCTTCCCTAATCTTATGGGATCAGGGTTTGAAATTGTAG
- a CDS encoding YeeE/YedE family protein, producing MGIEWAMGYAGGVVIGIAVSLMLLWNGRVTGVSSIVYGVLVPTKGDLAWRWYFIAGLLIGGLSLKVTAPELLAAELQTNSWIGAIAGILVGFGAMLGGGCTSGHGVCGVSRVSPRSIVATIVFMAAGMAAVVLLRKTGLYI from the coding sequence ATGGGAATAGAATGGGCAATGGGTTACGCAGGCGGAGTGGTGATCGGTATCGCCGTTTCCTTAATGCTTTTATGGAACGGAAGAGTCACAGGAGTCAGCAGTATTGTATATGGAGTTCTCGTTCCTACCAAAGGAGATCTAGCTTGGAGATGGTATTTTATAGCAGGACTACTTATAGGTGGTCTTTCTTTAAAAGTCACAGCACCGGAACTTTTGGCGGCGGAACTACAAACAAACTCATGGATAGGAGCAATTGCAGGGATACTAGTCGGATTCGGCGCAATGTTAGGAGGAGGCTGCACAAGTGGGCATGGAGTTTGTGGAGTAAGTAGAGTATCTCCAAGATCTATAGTTGCAACAATCGTATTCATGGCCGCTGGAATGGCAGCAGTAGTATTACTCAGAAAAACAGGGCTATATATATGA
- a CDS encoding MBL fold metallo-hydrolase: protein MKDILFYQLFESQSSTYTYLIADMETKEAAIIDPVRETVDRDLKLIRELGLYLMYILETHIHADHITGASEIRKNTMAQTAASALTEIDCVDILLEDGRILPLGNKNIKAITTPGHTSACMSFLFEGMVFTGDSLLIRGTGRTDFQEGSASKLYDSITQKLFYLPDETKVYPAHDYHGLTSTTIGLEKKFNPRIGVNRSKEEFKKIMEELQFATPTKMHLALPANTRCGKNTELE, encoded by the coding sequence ATGAAAGATATTCTTTTTTACCAGTTATTCGAATCCCAATCTTCTACTTACACTTACTTGATCGCCGATATGGAAACCAAGGAAGCGGCAATTATAGATCCAGTTCGGGAAACCGTGGATAGAGATCTAAAACTGATCCGAGAATTAGGTCTTTATTTAATGTATATTTTAGAAACTCATATCCACGCAGATCATATCACTGGAGCATCCGAGATCCGAAAAAACACTATGGCCCAAACGGCCGCAAGTGCACTTACAGAAATCGATTGTGTGGATATTCTATTAGAAGACGGGCGCATTCTACCGCTTGGGAACAAAAATATAAAAGCGATCACCACTCCGGGACATACTAGCGCATGTATGAGCTTTCTATTCGAGGGAATGGTATTTACAGGAGATTCACTTTTGATCCGAGGAACGGGCAGAACGGATTTCCAAGAAGGCTCCGCTTCTAAGTTGTATGACAGCATCACTCAAAAGTTGTTCTACCTTCCGGACGAAACTAAAGTTTATCCGGCACATGATTATCACGGTTTAACTAGCACAACGATCGGATTAGAAAAAAAATTTAATCCAAGAATAGGAGTAAATCGTTCAAAGGAAGAATTCAAAAAGATCATGGAAGAATTACAATTCGCAACTCCTACAAAAATGCACTTAGCATTACCCGCAAATACTAGATGCGGCAAAAATACTGAATTGGAATAA
- the mgtA gene encoding magnesium-translocating P-type ATPase, whose amino-acid sequence MESRKTSPANYWTYTSEKIFSEIGSGPNGLTESEAKKRLGTYGKNSFGSSQKVGGIVLFLRQFANPITIILLFASALSWFLSDPTDGIIIQCIVLLSSILGYWQEKSASDSLHSLLSMVRLNASTIRDNVEAELDSQSLVPGDLIRLRVGDIIPADAYLIDSDRLFLDEAAFTGETFPVEKTPGLLPEETALSKRSNLLYMGSHVVSGSGLALIYATGKHTQFGEIYKRLNERKPETDFEKGIRKFGNLLLEITLGLVLVILGINILLEKPILDSFLFALAIAVGLTPQLLPAIININLAKGAKQMSQKKVIVKRLNSIENFGSMDVLCSDKTGTLTEGVIQVHTSVDPNGNQNQNVLKFASINSNLQSGFQNPMDLAISKAWPISPDTISKSGELSYDFHRKRITVVVKIDGKRTAICKGACTPLLEICDRYLDSEGCIQPISEAIESIQQVYETFSQQGYRMIGISIKEIGENDPLDYEIESSMIFIGFVAFSDSAKVGIQDTVRNLGDLGIRLKMITGDNRWIAQQVAKSVGISSATVLTGQELQSIGEEALRVKAEETDVFAEIEPNQKQRIILALKKAGHVVGYIGDGINDASALHSADVGISVDSAVDVAKEAADIVLLEKDLAVLLDGVKEGRITFANTLKYVFMATSANFGNMFSVAGASAFLSYLPLLPKQILLTNLLTDLPEMTIASDEVDKDWIIRPRKWDIKFIGRFMLVFGFLSSLFDYATFGLLLFGLGANETQFQTGWFIESVVSASLIVLVIRTKNVFYRSKPGKLLLSATLLCIGFVFSIPYLPLAETFGFGRLPLLFYGYLLGIVVFYIGSAEFAKYIFYKRER is encoded by the coding sequence ATGGAATCCCGGAAGACCTCCCCCGCCAATTACTGGACTTATACCTCTGAGAAAATTTTTTCTGAAATCGGTTCCGGGCCAAATGGTCTCACCGAATCCGAAGCCAAAAAACGATTAGGGACTTATGGGAAAAATAGTTTCGGTTCCAGCCAAAAGGTTGGCGGGATCGTATTATTCCTAAGGCAATTTGCAAACCCGATCACGATCATTTTACTTTTTGCGTCCGCATTGTCCTGGTTCCTAAGCGATCCTACAGATGGGATCATCATCCAGTGTATCGTTTTATTGAGTAGTATCCTGGGTTACTGGCAGGAAAAAAGTGCAAGCGATTCACTCCATTCCTTATTGTCCATGGTTCGATTAAACGCATCTACGATCCGGGATAATGTAGAAGCCGAACTGGATTCACAATCCTTAGTTCCAGGGGACCTGATCCGATTAAGAGTAGGAGATATAATACCTGCAGACGCTTATCTTATAGATTCAGATCGTTTGTTTTTGGATGAAGCTGCTTTCACGGGAGAAACATTTCCGGTAGAAAAAACCCCCGGCCTATTACCCGAAGAAACCGCATTATCAAAACGATCGAATTTATTGTACATGGGTTCTCATGTAGTCAGCGGTTCCGGTTTAGCTCTCATCTATGCAACAGGGAAACATACTCAATTCGGAGAGATCTATAAACGATTGAACGAAAGAAAGCCGGAAACTGATTTCGAAAAAGGGATCCGCAAATTCGGTAACCTTCTTCTTGAAATCACCTTAGGCTTAGTATTGGTAATCTTAGGTATCAATATATTATTAGAAAAACCGATCTTAGATTCCTTTTTATTTGCATTAGCGATTGCTGTTGGACTCACACCTCAATTATTACCCGCAATCATCAATATAAATTTGGCCAAGGGCGCCAAACAAATGAGCCAAAAAAAGGTGATCGTAAAACGTCTGAACTCAATCGAAAACTTCGGTAGTATGGACGTATTATGTTCTGACAAAACAGGAACATTAACGGAAGGAGTCATCCAAGTTCATACAAGTGTTGATCCGAATGGAAATCAAAATCAAAACGTATTAAAATTTGCATCCATTAACTCTAACCTGCAGAGCGGTTTCCAAAACCCGATGGATCTAGCAATTAGTAAGGCATGGCCGATCTCACCTGATACAATTTCCAAATCGGGGGAACTCTCTTATGATTTTCATAGAAAAAGGATCACTGTAGTCGTAAAAATAGATGGGAAACGCACTGCAATCTGTAAGGGAGCATGCACTCCATTATTAGAAATTTGTGATCGGTATTTGGATTCGGAAGGATGTATCCAACCCATTTCAGAAGCAATCGAGTCCATCCAACAAGTGTATGAAACATTCAGCCAGCAAGGGTATCGTATGATCGGGATCTCCATTAAGGAGATTGGAGAGAATGATCCGCTCGATTACGAGATCGAATCTTCAATGATCTTTATAGGATTCGTAGCTTTTTCAGATTCCGCAAAAGTAGGAATCCAGGACACTGTCCGTAACCTAGGAGACTTGGGTATTCGTCTAAAAATGATCACAGGAGATAATAGATGGATCGCGCAGCAGGTCGCAAAGTCTGTCGGAATTTCCAGTGCAACTGTACTTACCGGCCAAGAACTACAAAGTATCGGAGAAGAAGCGTTAAGGGTAAAGGCGGAAGAAACGGATGTATTTGCTGAGATAGAACCGAATCAAAAACAAAGGATCATATTAGCTCTCAAAAAAGCAGGCCATGTGGTAGGATATATTGGAGACGGGATCAATGACGCTTCCGCACTCCACTCCGCAGATGTGGGAATATCCGTGGACTCTGCTGTGGATGTCGCTAAAGAAGCAGCGGATATCGTATTATTAGAAAAAGATTTAGCAGTTTTGTTGGATGGAGTTAAAGAAGGACGTATAACGTTTGCTAATACCTTGAAATACGTGTTTATGGCAACAAGCGCAAACTTCGGAAATATGTTCAGCGTGGCGGGAGCCTCGGCATTCTTAAGTTATCTCCCACTATTGCCAAAACAGATCTTATTGACGAATTTGCTGACCGATCTACCCGAAATGACAATCGCATCCGACGAAGTGGATAAAGATTGGATCATCCGTCCGCGTAAATGGGATATCAAATTTATCGGAAGATTTATGCTGGTGTTCGGTTTCTTAAGTTCACTTTTCGATTACGCTACATTCGGCTTACTACTATTCGGATTAGGGGCGAACGAAACCCAATTCCAAACCGGATGGTTTATAGAATCAGTGGTTTCCGCAAGTCTGATCGTATTAGTGATCCGAACTAAAAACGTATTTTACAGAAGCAAACCTGGAAAATTACTCTTAAGTGCTACCTTACTCTGTATCGGTTTCGTATTTTCAATCCCCTATCTTCCATTAGCGGAAACATTCGGCTTCGGCCGTTTGCCATTATTGTTCTATGGCTACTTACTTGGAATAGTAGTATTCTATATCGGTTCCGCAGAATTTGCGAAATACATCTTTTATAAAAGAGAAAGATAG
- a CDS encoding adenylate/guanylate cyclase domain-containing protein gives MRTKERDKLHKDGLINFSMAFTAAGFLWSLLYFILGFPQSALIPGGYAVLSLLSLFFVFLSGKYLAFRFLQFLFILILPVLLQLSLGGFENSGAVIIWAVLCPLGALSFAPIRQGLVWFGLFLIVLVLTGLAEFYLHLPVPKVERNMQILFFVINIIGAGTLTFFSLYYFISKNKQEHDRAENLLLNILPEPIAERLKRNPSTIADGYKMVSILFADIENFTVISQKVSPETLVHFLNDVFSHFDLLAEKYGMEKIKTIGDAYMAVSGIPIWNRDHAENAMKMAIEMQKFVKTLQDPSGKPLRMRIGIHSGPAVAGVIGKKKFAYDLWGDAVNTASRLESHGVPGRIQISETTYDLLEDTSQIEIRRLIDVKGKGEMRTYLSYE, from the coding sequence ATGAGAACAAAAGAACGAGACAAACTTCACAAAGATGGGCTTATCAATTTTTCGATGGCGTTTACTGCAGCTGGATTTTTATGGAGCCTTTTATATTTTATATTAGGTTTTCCCCAATCGGCACTGATCCCCGGAGGTTATGCTGTTTTAAGTTTATTAAGCCTGTTTTTTGTTTTTCTTTCAGGTAAGTATTTGGCTTTTAGATTTCTGCAATTTCTTTTTATCCTAATACTTCCTGTACTTTTGCAATTAAGCTTAGGAGGTTTTGAAAATTCAGGAGCGGTGATTATTTGGGCCGTACTTTGTCCGCTTGGAGCGCTTTCTTTCGCTCCTATCCGTCAAGGTTTGGTCTGGTTCGGATTATTTCTGATCGTTTTGGTTTTAACGGGACTCGCAGAATTTTATCTACATCTACCTGTACCGAAGGTGGAGCGAAATATGCAAATATTGTTCTTTGTGATCAATATTATAGGAGCAGGAACACTTACTTTTTTCAGCTTATATTATTTTATTTCCAAGAACAAACAAGAGCATGATAGAGCTGAAAATTTACTCCTGAATATTCTTCCGGAACCTATAGCGGAAAGATTAAAACGAAATCCGTCTACCATTGCAGATGGATACAAAATGGTCTCTATTCTATTTGCGGATATTGAGAATTTCACGGTGATCTCCCAAAAGGTATCTCCCGAAACTTTGGTACATTTTCTGAATGATGTGTTTTCCCATTTTGATCTTCTGGCTGAAAAATACGGAATGGAAAAGATCAAAACGATCGGAGATGCATATATGGCAGTTTCAGGTATCCCGATTTGGAATCGTGATCACGCTGAAAATGCAATGAAAATGGCTATAGAAATGCAAAAGTTTGTTAAGACTTTACAGGATCCTTCCGGAAAACCTCTGAGGATGAGGATTGGTATCCATTCCGGACCTGCCGTTGCAGGTGTGATCGGTAAGAAAAAATTCGCATACGATCTTTGGGGTGATGCAGTGAATACTGCTAGTAGATTAGAATCTCATGGTGTGCCGGGCAGGATCCAGATCTCTGAAACAACTTACGATCTACTTGAAGATACTTCTCAGATAGAAATTCGAAGATTAATAGATGTGAAAGGTAAGGGAGAAATGAGGACCTATCTTAGTTACGAATAG